In the genome of Drosophila yakuba strain Tai18E2 chromosome 3R, Prin_Dyak_Tai18E2_2.1, whole genome shotgun sequence, one region contains:
- the LOC6536285 gene encoding vasotab translates to MRFALFAFLALCLLAFVLATPAKDTKKPATNSCQRNCGEVYEPVCAKAKNSSKERLITFGSPCVMANYNCQHADDPFEQKSKGECGGGVSVRLS, encoded by the exons ATGCGTTTCGCTCTGTTTGCTTTTCTAG CGCTCTGCTTGCTGGCATTCGTCCTGGCTACTCCGGCCAAGGACACCAAGAAGCCGGCCACCAACAGCTGCCAGCGAAACTGCGGTGAAGTCTACGAGCCCGTTTgcgccaaagccaaaaacagcagcaaggAGCGTCTCATCACCTTTGGCAGCCCGTGCGTCATGGCCAACTACAACTGCCAGCACGCCGACGATC CATTCGAGCAGAAGTCCAAGGGAGAGTGCGGTGGCGGAGTGAGCGTTCGTCTTTCTTAA
- the LOC6536286 gene encoding iron-sulfur cluster assembly scaffold protein IscU, translating into MSLVRNSSRLLRSQLKRVQSVPVALYHENVVEHYENPRNVGSLDKKDATVGTGLVGAPACGDVMKLQIKVDENGKIIDAKFKTFGCGSAIASSSLATEWVKGKSIDEAGKLKNTDIAKELRLPPVKLHCSMLAEDAIKAALADYKVKQQKKVAN; encoded by the exons atGTCCCTGGTGCGAAACTCCTCCCGGTTGCTGCGTTCGCAGCTGAAGCGCGTGCAGAGTGTCCCGGTGGCATTGTATCATGAAAAT GTCGTTGAACACTACGAAAACCCGCGCAACGTTGGGTCTCTGGACAAGAAGGATGCTACAGTGGGTACCGGCCTGGTCGGAGCTCCCGCCTGCGGCGATGTGATGAAACTGCAGATCAAGGTGGACGAGAACGGCAAGATAATAGACGCCAAGTTCAAGACCTTTGGCTGCGGATCGGCCATTGCCAGCAGTTCCCTGGCCACCGAGTGGGTTAAGGGAAAGTCCATTGACGAGGCCGGAAAGCTGAAGAACACGGACATCGCCAAGGAGCTCCGTCTGCCGCCCGTCAAGCTGCACTGCTCCATGCTGGCCGAGGATGCCATCAAGGCGGCCCTGGCTGACTACAAGGTCAAGCAGCAGAAGAAGGTGGCCAACTGA
- the LOC6536287 gene encoding armadillo-like helical domain-containing protein 3 isoform X1, with product MTSRKRSGSGSTKRPKEKVVYIYELLCRGEDPSSESPEFWNEFFLLQPNFEALENEIGKLNNEQLQLVKPNLNTLFQRCIEMLDTEDHPKRLCNSLQTLCSMFYGIFKKSNADPTFNILNEIFGHEKMDEWLKLLMQYCNRILLGDVPENARFMCLKLLQVLVTGTDNVNQNSLFEHLMMHSMFDAFVRLLSDPTFRSQHGHDIVILLTILVNYRKHEATNPYVVQLSILADELALNGYGQMISQSLIDFCRQYIQSLNNVQSSSWFSSLSNIVGNMFVSDEGCERVQQIKANNGLLLALYEAVHLNRNFITTLAHTQAESSAPPSPSNTLSLAQPVPDLSNAPIIDITQYPTNLLVAVFQYCSIVMQDNKNESSIANLKLCFLILTCISEDQYANSMMHDSNLTFKVMLHRAQMRHRKLNVDRVGKSQPLAATLLDLLVEFIVSHLMKKFPMELYLLCIGVIHRILCYQKRCRVRLNYPWKELWSALIGLLRFLVNQEQTLVKKCNIFHLSLQVVNIFNLFITYGDTFLATTNSYDELYYELNREEKVFTEIHAMVLRYTTMPDCEYKDDVIKLLNALVNILAIVKHFQNKIKEWLAEQGLSTPTEEQILDVVRKNYDLTLKLQDSLDQYERYTETPLHTNFFKLMVRDVVNDTRKHIYGYVKEAVSVIPDQEILLTSSMTSVSAGTATPASATAVPEAKALPSFA from the exons ATGACCTCACGCAAGCGAAGTGGCAGCGGCTCCACCAAGCGGCCCAAGGAGAAG GTGGTCTACATATACGAGCTGTTGTGCCGGGGCGAGGATCCTAGCAGCGAGAGTCCCGAGTTCTGGAACGAGTTCTTCCTGCTGCAGCCGAACTTCGAGGCACTGGAGAATGAGATTGGCAAACTCAACaacgagcagctgcagctggtgAAACCGAATCTAAACACCCTCTTCCAGAGGTGCATAGAAATGCTTGACACGG AAGATCATCCCAAGCGCCTGTGCAACAGTCTACAAACGCTATGCTCCATGTTCTACGGGATCTTTAAAAAATCTAACGCAGATCCCACGTTTAACATATTAAACGAGATCTTCGGCCACGAGAAGATGGACGAATGGCTGAAGCTACTCATGCAGTACTGCAATCGCATCCTCCTGGGTGATGTGCCCGAGAACGCTCGCTTTATGTGCCTCAAACTGCTCCAGGTTCTGGTCACGGGAACGGATAACGTCAACCAGAACTCCCTCTTCGAGCACCTGATGATGCACAGCATGTTCGACGCCTTTGTCCGGCTACTCAGCGATCCCACGTTCCGCAGTCAGCATGGACACGACATCGTTATCCTACTTACGATTCTGGTCAACTATCGCAAGCATGAAGCCACGAATCCCTATGTGGTGCAGCTCTCCATACTCGCTGATGAGCTGGCTTTAAATGG CTACGGCCAAATGATATCGCAATCGCTAATTGACTTCTGTCGCCAGTACATTCAGAGTCTTAACAATGTGCAATCCTCTTCCTGGTTTTCGTCGCTGTCGAATATCGTGGGCAACATGTTTGTGTCGGATGAAGGATGCGAACGGGTGCAGCAGATCAAGGCGAATAATGGCCTTTTGCTTGCCCTATATGAGGCAGTGCACCTGAATCGGAACTTCATCACAACTCTGGCTCACACACAGGCAGAGTCCAGTGCCCCGCCCTCGCCCAGTAATACCTTGAGTTTGGCCCAACCTGTGCCGGATTTATCCAATGCACCCATCATTGATATTACACAGTATCCCACCAATCTGCTGGTGGCCGTATTTCAGTACTGTTCCATTGTGATGCAGGACAATAAGAACGAGTCGAGCATTGCTAATCTGAAGCTGTGTTTCCTCATCCTCACCTGCATTTCAGAGGACCAGTATGCCAACTCGATGATGCACGACAGCAACCTTACCTTCAAGGTTATGCTGCATCGGGCGCAAATGCGTCATCGCAAGCTGAATGTGGATCGGGTAGGCAAATCTCAGCCATTGGCAGCCACTTTACTGGACCTCCTGGTAGAGTTCATTGTATCGCATTTGATGAAAAAGTTCCCGATGGAGTTGTATCTGCTGTGCATTGGTGTTATCCATCGAATCTTGTGCTACCAAAAGCGATGTAGAGTGCGCCTCAACTATCCGTGGAAGGAACTTTGGTCGGCTCTAATTGGCCTTCTGCGGTTTTTGGTCAACCAAGAACAGACACTGGTGAAAAAGTGCAACATATTCCATTTGTCGCTACAGGTGGTGAATATATTTAATCTGTTCATAACGTACGGTGATACTTTCCTGGCCACAACAAATAGCTATGATGAGCTCTACTACGAACTGAACCGCGAAGAAAAGGTATTTACGGAAATACATGCCATGG TTCTTCGCTATACAACGATGCCGGACTGCGAATACAAAGACGATGTAATCAAACTCTTAAACGCTTTGGTTAATATCCTGGCCATTGTTAAACACTTCCAGAACAAGATCAAGGAATGGCTGGCAGAGCAAGGCCTCTCAACGCCCACGGAGGAGCAGATACTCGATGTGGTGCGCAAGAACTACGATCTGACGCTCAAACTGCAGGACTCCCTGGATCAATACGAACGTTACACAGAAACGCCGCTGCACACCAACTTTTTTAAACTGATGGTTCGCGACGTTGTCAATGATACGCGCAAGCACATTTACGGCTATGTGAAGGAGGCCGTATCTGTTATTCCGGACCAGGAAATACTCCTCACCTCCTCTATGACATCCGTTTCGGCCGGTACAGCCACTCCGGCTTCAGCAACAGCAGTGCCAGAAGCAAAAGCGTTGCCTTCTTTTGCTTAG
- the LOC6536287 gene encoding armadillo-like helical domain-containing protein 3 isoform X2 has protein sequence MTSRKRSGSGSTKRPKEKVVYIYELLCRGEDPSSESPEFWNEFFLLQPNFEALENEIGKLNNEQLQLVKPNLNTLFQRCIEMLDTDHPKRLCNSLQTLCSMFYGIFKKSNADPTFNILNEIFGHEKMDEWLKLLMQYCNRILLGDVPENARFMCLKLLQVLVTGTDNVNQNSLFEHLMMHSMFDAFVRLLSDPTFRSQHGHDIVILLTILVNYRKHEATNPYVVQLSILADELALNGYGQMISQSLIDFCRQYIQSLNNVQSSSWFSSLSNIVGNMFVSDEGCERVQQIKANNGLLLALYEAVHLNRNFITTLAHTQAESSAPPSPSNTLSLAQPVPDLSNAPIIDITQYPTNLLVAVFQYCSIVMQDNKNESSIANLKLCFLILTCISEDQYANSMMHDSNLTFKVMLHRAQMRHRKLNVDRVGKSQPLAATLLDLLVEFIVSHLMKKFPMELYLLCIGVIHRILCYQKRCRVRLNYPWKELWSALIGLLRFLVNQEQTLVKKCNIFHLSLQVVNIFNLFITYGDTFLATTNSYDELYYELNREEKVFTEIHAMVLRYTTMPDCEYKDDVIKLLNALVNILAIVKHFQNKIKEWLAEQGLSTPTEEQILDVVRKNYDLTLKLQDSLDQYERYTETPLHTNFFKLMVRDVVNDTRKHIYGYVKEAVSVIPDQEILLTSSMTSVSAGTATPASATAVPEAKALPSFA, from the exons ATGACCTCACGCAAGCGAAGTGGCAGCGGCTCCACCAAGCGGCCCAAGGAGAAG GTGGTCTACATATACGAGCTGTTGTGCCGGGGCGAGGATCCTAGCAGCGAGAGTCCCGAGTTCTGGAACGAGTTCTTCCTGCTGCAGCCGAACTTCGAGGCACTGGAGAATGAGATTGGCAAACTCAACaacgagcagctgcagctggtgAAACCGAATCTAAACACCCTCTTCCAGAGGTGCATAGAAATGCTTGACACGG ATCATCCCAAGCGCCTGTGCAACAGTCTACAAACGCTATGCTCCATGTTCTACGGGATCTTTAAAAAATCTAACGCAGATCCCACGTTTAACATATTAAACGAGATCTTCGGCCACGAGAAGATGGACGAATGGCTGAAGCTACTCATGCAGTACTGCAATCGCATCCTCCTGGGTGATGTGCCCGAGAACGCTCGCTTTATGTGCCTCAAACTGCTCCAGGTTCTGGTCACGGGAACGGATAACGTCAACCAGAACTCCCTCTTCGAGCACCTGATGATGCACAGCATGTTCGACGCCTTTGTCCGGCTACTCAGCGATCCCACGTTCCGCAGTCAGCATGGACACGACATCGTTATCCTACTTACGATTCTGGTCAACTATCGCAAGCATGAAGCCACGAATCCCTATGTGGTGCAGCTCTCCATACTCGCTGATGAGCTGGCTTTAAATGG CTACGGCCAAATGATATCGCAATCGCTAATTGACTTCTGTCGCCAGTACATTCAGAGTCTTAACAATGTGCAATCCTCTTCCTGGTTTTCGTCGCTGTCGAATATCGTGGGCAACATGTTTGTGTCGGATGAAGGATGCGAACGGGTGCAGCAGATCAAGGCGAATAATGGCCTTTTGCTTGCCCTATATGAGGCAGTGCACCTGAATCGGAACTTCATCACAACTCTGGCTCACACACAGGCAGAGTCCAGTGCCCCGCCCTCGCCCAGTAATACCTTGAGTTTGGCCCAACCTGTGCCGGATTTATCCAATGCACCCATCATTGATATTACACAGTATCCCACCAATCTGCTGGTGGCCGTATTTCAGTACTGTTCCATTGTGATGCAGGACAATAAGAACGAGTCGAGCATTGCTAATCTGAAGCTGTGTTTCCTCATCCTCACCTGCATTTCAGAGGACCAGTATGCCAACTCGATGATGCACGACAGCAACCTTACCTTCAAGGTTATGCTGCATCGGGCGCAAATGCGTCATCGCAAGCTGAATGTGGATCGGGTAGGCAAATCTCAGCCATTGGCAGCCACTTTACTGGACCTCCTGGTAGAGTTCATTGTATCGCATTTGATGAAAAAGTTCCCGATGGAGTTGTATCTGCTGTGCATTGGTGTTATCCATCGAATCTTGTGCTACCAAAAGCGATGTAGAGTGCGCCTCAACTATCCGTGGAAGGAACTTTGGTCGGCTCTAATTGGCCTTCTGCGGTTTTTGGTCAACCAAGAACAGACACTGGTGAAAAAGTGCAACATATTCCATTTGTCGCTACAGGTGGTGAATATATTTAATCTGTTCATAACGTACGGTGATACTTTCCTGGCCACAACAAATAGCTATGATGAGCTCTACTACGAACTGAACCGCGAAGAAAAGGTATTTACGGAAATACATGCCATGG TTCTTCGCTATACAACGATGCCGGACTGCGAATACAAAGACGATGTAATCAAACTCTTAAACGCTTTGGTTAATATCCTGGCCATTGTTAAACACTTCCAGAACAAGATCAAGGAATGGCTGGCAGAGCAAGGCCTCTCAACGCCCACGGAGGAGCAGATACTCGATGTGGTGCGCAAGAACTACGATCTGACGCTCAAACTGCAGGACTCCCTGGATCAATACGAACGTTACACAGAAACGCCGCTGCACACCAACTTTTTTAAACTGATGGTTCGCGACGTTGTCAATGATACGCGCAAGCACATTTACGGCTATGTGAAGGAGGCCGTATCTGTTATTCCGGACCAGGAAATACTCCTCACCTCCTCTATGACATCCGTTTCGGCCGGTACAGCCACTCCGGCTTCAGCAACAGCAGTGCCAGAAGCAAAAGCGTTGCCTTCTTTTGCTTAG